TCTGGAAGAGCAACGGCCAGCGCGTCAGCTACCTGATCGCCGTGCGCCGCCAGGACCCCAGCGAGATCATCACCGAGATCAAGAAGCTGCTCGGCGAGATCGAAGGCGTGTCCGTGCGCATGGTGGGTGACCGCATCTACCTGGACGGTCAGGCCTACACCACGCAGGACGCGGACCGCATCGACCAGGTGGTGTCGCTCTACCCGAACGTGAAGAGCTTCGTGAAGATCGCGCCCAACGCCAAGAAGCTGGTGGCGCAGAACCTCAACGCGGCCTTCCAGAAGGCGGGCCTGCGCAACGTGCAGGCCAACGTGGTGGGCGCCACCATCTTCCTGGAGGGCTCTGTGGAGAGCCAGCAGGACCTGCAGAAGGCGGAGCTCATCACCAAGGCCATCGGCGAGAAGGTGGAGAACCTGCTGGTGGTGGGCATCAAGCGGATGATCCTCTCCGAGGTGCAGTTCGTGGAGATCCGCCGCAACAGCCGGGACCGGTACGGCATCCGCTACCCCACGGACATCTCCGGCAACGTGACGGCCGGCGCCAACTTCGCGCAGGACCTGTACCCGGGCACCTTCGGCTCGGCCTCGGGCAACGCGACGGTCAGCGCGAGCTCGGAGCTGTCCGTGGGCTTCCAGGCCAACGACGGCTACGGCCGACTGCTGGCCCAGCCGAAGCTGGTGTGCGCCAGCGGTGAGAAGGCGGAGTTCCTCGCCGGCGGCCAGGTGCCCATCCCGCTCATCACCAACAACCAGTTCTCGGTGGAGTTCAAGCCCTACGGCGTCATCCTCAACCTGCGCCCCACCGCGGACCGCAACGGCAACATCCAGACGGAGATCGAGGCGGAGGCCTCGGAGATCGACACCTCGGTGGCGGTGTCCTTCGGCGGTTCGGCCTCCATCCCCGGCTTCCGCACCCGCAAGGTGAAGACGAACGTCACCGTGCGCCACGGCGAGACGATCGTCCTGTCCGGCGTGTTCAGCCACGACGAGCAGAAGGCCGTGTCCAAGCTGCCCGGCCTGGGCCACATCCCCATCGTGGGCGAGCTCTTCAAGAACCGCGCGTTCGACTCGACCAAGCGCGAGCTGGTCATCTTCGTCACCCCGCGCATCGTCAACCCGGACTCGGACAAGATCCGGACGATCATCGAGGACGTGAAGAGCCGCTACAAGCAGGCACGCAGCGAGGTGAATTTCAACATCTTCGACTGAGCGCGCACGCGGCTGCCTGCTCGGCCTGGGGCCGGCCTCGTCTCCACTCGGAGGCGGGCGCCGGCCTCGCCATTTCCACCCCTTGCGAAACCCGAGCCACCCTCTTTGAGCCTGGGAGGGTGCTTGGTACCATCCGCCCCCATGTTTCTAGTCACGCTTGCCGAGAAGGGTGGCGGCACGGAGCAGATCGAGTTCGAGAAGAACGAGATCACCATCGGCCGCCTCGCCGGGAACGACATCGTCCTCGCCAAGGGCAACGTCTCCAAGTACCACTCGAAGATCGTTGAGAAGGACGGCAAGTTCATTGTCCTGGACATGAAGTCCACCAACGGCACCTTCGTGAACGGCAAGAAGATTGCCGGGCCGCAGGTGCTCAAGCCCACGGACAAGGTCTTCATCGGCGACTACATCATCAACGTGGAGCCGCTGGAGGACGCTGGCGGTGACGCGGGGGCCGAGGAGGAGCCGCCTCCCGAGGAGGGCTACGACGAGGGCTACGAGGGCGAGGAGCCCTACGAGGAGGAGCCCTACGAGGAGGAGCCGCCCCCGCCCGCGCCCATGCCGGTGCGCGCCCAGCAGGCGCCCGCGGAGGTGGAGAACTCCAAGAAGAACATGCCGGCGTCGCTCGCCGCCGCCCTGCGCCGCAACAAGCGCAAGGTGGATCCGCGCATCGAGCGCTACACCCGGCTGCAGAAGGAGATCCATGACCGGCTGATCGAGTACCTCGACCTGCGCCGCATGGACATGGACCGGCTCGGCGACGAGGAGCTGTGGCGCAGGACCGAGAAGGCCATCCGCGACATCATCGACCAGATGGACGCGGACCAGGAGCTCCCGGAGGACGTGGACCGGGAGGAGCTGCTCACCGACGTCATCAACGAGGCGCTGGGGCTGGGGCCCCTCGAGGCGTTCCTCGCGTCGGAGGAGATCAGCGAGATCATGGTGAACCACGCCAACCAGATCTACATCGAGCAGCGTGGCCAGCTGACGCTGTCGGAGAAGACGTTCTCCTCCAACCAGGCGGTGCTCGGCGTCATCGAGCGCATCGTGGCGCCCATCGGCCGGCGCATCGACGAGTCCAGCCCGCTGGTGGACGCGCGCCTCAAGGACGGCAGCCGCGTCAACGCCATCATCCCGCCGCTGGCGCTCAAGGGCCCGTGCATCACCATCCGCAAGTTCAAGAAGGACGCGCTGAAGATCCAGGACTTGATCAAGTTCAAGACCATCACCGCGCAGATGGCCGAGTTCCTGGAGATGTGCGTTCGGGCGCGCAAGAACATCGTCATCTCCGGCGGCACGGGCTCCGGGAAGACGACGACGCTGAACATCATCAGCTCGTTCATCCCCGAGGGTGAGCGCATCATCACCGTGGAGGACGCCGCCGAGCTGCAGCTGCCCCAGGAGCACTGGGTGCAGCTGGAGAGCCGCCCGCCCAACCTGGAGGGCAAGGGCGCCATCACCATCCGCGATCTGGTGAAGAACTGCCTGCGCATGCGGCCCGACCGCATCGTCGTGGGCGAGTGCCGCTCCGGCGAGACGCTGGACATGCTCCAGGCGATGAACACGGGCCACGACGGCTCGCTCACCACGCTGCACGCCAACACGCCGCGCGACGCCATCGCCCGGCTGGAGACGATGGTGCTCATGTCCGGCATGGAGCTGCCGGTGAAGGCCATCCGCGAGCAGATCGCCAGCGCCGTTCACATGATCGTGCAGCAGACGCGCTTCTCGGACGGCACGCGGAAGATCTGCTTCATCACCGAGGTGTCCGGCATGGAGGTCGACATCGTGACCCTGCAGGACATCTTCTATTACAAGCAGGACGGCTTCACGGAAGACAACAAGGTGCGCGGGCGCTTCGTGGCCTCCGGCTTCGTGCCCAAGTTCTACGATGACCTGCAGCGCAAGGGCATCCCCGTGAACATGAGCATCTTCCGCGAGGACTAGCGCCGCCATGCCTACCCTGGTCGTCCGTCATCCCGACGGCAGCGAAACCGAGCACGAGCTCACTGGCGAGCTGAAGATTGGCCGCCAGGATGGCAACGATCTGATCCTCAGCGAGGGCGGCGTCTCTCGCCAGCACGCCAGGCTCTACGTCGAGGGCGGCAAGGTGGTGCTGGAGGATCTCGGCAGCGCCAACGGCACCTACGTGGACGAGGAGCGCATCGAGGGGCCCACCGTCCTCACGCCCCAGTCCCAGGTGGTGCTGGGCGACTACGCGCTGAAGCTCAAGGGCAGCGCGCGTGCGAACACCTCCATGGCCGGGGCTCGCGGCAGGCCCCCGCGCTCCGGTGCCTCGGCGCCCGGGCTGGGCTCCGAGGAGGGGGCTCCCAGGGCCACCCGCGCGCTGCCCAGCGTCAAGCCGGCGCGGCCTCCGGGCTCGTCGCTGGCCAGGCGCGAGCGCCCGGCCCCGGCGGAGGCTCCGGCCGCGGGCGCGGGGCCGGTGCTCCGCGGCCTGACGGGCCCCTGGGCGAACAAGACATATCCCCTCAAGGGCAAGGTGATGGTGGGCCGCGCGCCGCCGGCCGCCGTGCTGCTGGAGGACGACTCGATCAGCCGCAAGCACGCGGAGCTGGAGCGCAACGCGCGCGGGACGGTGCTCCTGCGCGATCTGGGCAGCGCCAACGGCACGCTCCTCAACGGCGAGCGGCTCGGCCAGGAGCCGGTGGAGATCTCCCCGGGCGACATCATCCAGTTCGGCATGGTGGAGGTGGTGTTCGAGTCGGGTGACGAGGCCAGCAGCGCTCCGTCGCGCCGGGGCGAGAAGGGCGCGGCGCCGGCTCGGGGCAAGGGCGGCGATCCGAGCGACGCTCCGCCCGCCGACAAGCGCAAGAAGCTGCTCGTGGTGGCGGCCGCGGCGGTCGGCGTCCTGCTGGTGGCGGGCGTCGTCAAGCAGCTCACCGCCTCGCCGGCGCCACCGCCGGAGCTCGTCGGCGCGCAGGGGCCGCAGGTGGATCCCCAGGCGCAGCTCCAGGAGTTCCTCAACGAGTGCCGCTCCTTCGCATCCATGGAGCTGGGCAACGAGCCCCAGTGGGGCAAGGCCGAGGCCGCCTGCGACAAGGCGCTCAACATCGATCCCATCAACAGCGAGGCCAACACCCTCATCAAGCGCATCAAGCTGGAGAAGGAGGCCTCCGAGTACTTCACGCAGGGCTCCAAGCTGCTCCAGCGCCTCAAGGAGGATGAAGCGCTGGATCTGCTGCGGAAGATTCCCAAGGAGAGCCAGTACTTCCGCCGCGCCAAGATCAAGGTCGACGAGGCGATGGAGCAGGTGAAGAAGAAGGCGCTGGATGACTGCAAGCGCTACCTGAACGACAACCAGTGGGCCGCGGCGGTGCCACGCTGCGATCGCTACATGGGCTTCTGGTGCCAGGGCGTGGAGCGCGAGGAGCTGGAGCCGCCGCTGGGCTTCACCCTCTCGCTGGAAGGGCGGATCGGCAAGAAGCAGTGGCGCCCGAAGGACAAGCTCTTCGTCCAGTTCCTCCAGGCGCGCAAGCGGCTGGATCCGCAGATGGAGCCCTGGAAGTGCCCGGTGACGGACTTCGGCGCCAAGGAGGTGGTCGAGGGCCCCGAGGGGATGGTGAAGAAGATGTTCAAGGAGCGCTACCCCAACGCCTACATGGCCGCGGCCATGGTCGACTACTGGGCCGGGCGCGGCAACGAGGCCTTCGCCAAGCTGCAGAAGGTGCGCTCCAACTACGAGCTGGCCTCGCTGCACGGGCAGGTGGACCTGCTGCTCCAGGACGTGGGCGCCGTGGACAACCTCTTCAAGACGGGCTCCTCGCTGCTGGCGACGAACGACGTGGAGAAGGCCGCCGAGCCGTTCGACGAGGCGCTGGAGGTGGACAAGCGCGTCATGGGCGAGCTGTGGGAGCGCGCCCCGTCCTTCTACCGGCGCAGCATCCAGCAGGACATCGCCGACAAGGCCTACAACCACGGCCGCGACTGGGCCAAGCGCGAGGATCAGCGCCGGGCGTGCCGGATCTGGAAGGTCGGCTTCCGCTTCTACAAGGGCAACACGGACCTCATCCGCGTGCTGAGCAACGTGTGCTCCACGCAGGGCACCCGGCTGTTCTCCTCCGCGGGCCGCTGCGAGGATCTGGCCGAGGTGCTCGAGTGGGCGGTGCCGGGCGACGGGCTCGAGGAGAAGGTGGCCAAGAAGCGCGAGGAGGGCGGCTGCAAGTAGCTGCCCGGGCAGGGCCCCAGGCGCCCGCCGCGGCGCCTGTGAGGGGCGTGGACAGGGCCGGACAGGCGCGCTAAGGCCGGGGCATGGTCCCGAGCTCCACGGGCTCCGCGCCCCGTCTCACCCTGATCGACGCCTCGAGCTTCATCTTCCGCGCCTACCACGCCATTCCTCCGCTCTCCACGAGCAAGGGGGTGCCCACCAACGCCGTGCTGGGCTTCACGCGGATGCTGCTCAAGGCCATCAAGGATCTGCAGCCCACGCACCTGGCGCTGGCCTTCGACAAGGAGAGCCGCACCGAGCGCCAGAAGATCGATCCCAACTACAAGGCCAACCGCGAGGGCCCGCCCGAGGATCTGGTGCCCCAGTTCGAGCTCATCCGCAAGGTGGTGGAGGCGCTCAACGTGCCCGTGCTCGAGGTGGCCGGCTGGGAGGCGGATGACGTCATCGGCACCCTGGCCAGGCGCGCCAAGGAGGAGGGCTTCTGCGTCGAGGTGGTGACGGGCGACAAGGACTTCATCCAGATCGTCGACGAGGACGTGCGCCTCTTCGATCCGATGAAGGACGTGCACACCGGCCCGGCGGAGGTGAAGGCGAAGCTGGGCATCGAGCCCAGGCAGATGCGCGACTACCTGGCGCTGGTGGGCGACGCGGTGGACAACGTGCCCAAGGTGCCCGGCATCGGCCCCAAGACGGCCACCGAGCTCATCCAGCAGTTCGGCGACGTGGACACGCTGCTGGCCCGGCTGGACGAGGTGAAGAAGCCGAAGATCCGCGAGGCGCTGGCCTCGCACCGGGACTCGCTGCTGATGGCCCGGCAGCTCGTCACGTTCAAGACGGACCTGGATCTGAAGATCACCATCCCGGAGCTGGCCCGGCGCCCCATCCACACGGACAAGGCCAAGCAGCTCTTCACGGAGCTGGAGTTCTACCGGCTGGTGGCCGACCTGCCCACGGACACCGCCGCCGCGCCCAAGCCCGCCGAGGCGCCCGTGCCCGCGGCCTCCGCCACACCCGCCGCGCTCCTCACCACCGAGGAGGAGCTGAAGGCCTTCGCGGACGCCGCGCGCGCGGCGGGCTCGCTCTTCCTGGTGCCGGCCTACGAGGGGGCTCCCTTCACCGCGCCGCTGGTGGGCCTGGGGCTGGCGCTGCCGGACGGGCGCACGGCCTACGTGCCCCTGCGCCACCAGCAGCTCGGCGCCCGCCAGGTGCCTCCGGCCACCTTCACCACCGTGATGCGCTCGCTCATCGAGGACGCGGCGGTGAAGAAGGGCGGGCACGATCTCAAGGCGGCCGCGCTGGTGCTCGCCGGCGGCGGGATGACGCTGCGCGGGGCTCATGACGACGTGGAGCTGCTCAGCTACCTGCTCAACCCCTCGCGCCGGGAGCACGCGCTGGCGGACCTGTCCCGCGAGCGGCTGAGCACGGAGCTGCCCGAGCTGCCAGCCTCCACGGCGGGCAAGAAGGGCAGGGCGCTGGCGGACCATGTGCCGGAGGAGGTGGCGCAGGCGTACGCGTCCCGCGCGGACGCGGCCCGGCGGCTGGCCCCCACGCTCTGGAAGGAGCTGGAGGAGGCGGGCATGGCGAAGCTGGCGCGCGAGCTGGAGCTGCCGCTGCTGCCGGTGATCGCGCGGATGGAGCAGCGGGGCGTGAAGCTGGACACCTCCGTGTTCCAGACGATCTCCGCCAAGGTGGACGCCGAGTGCGAGTCCCGGGTGAAGAACATCCACCAGCTGGCCGGCGAGGAGTTCAACGTCGGCTCCAACCCGCAGCTGGCGCAGGTGCTCTACGAGAAGCTCAAGCTGCCCGTGCTCAAGAAGGGCAAGACGGGGCCCTCCACCGATCAGGAGGTGCTGGAGAAGCTGTCCGAGCAGCACCCGCTGCCCGGCGCCATCCTCGAGTACCGCTCGCTGTCCAAGCTCAAGAGCACGTACCTGGACACGCTGCCGGGCCTGGTGGCGAAGGACGGGCGCATCCACACCACCTACCACCAGGCGGCCACCGCCACCGGGCGGCTGTCCTCGTCGGATCCGAACCTGCAGAACATCCCCGTGCGCACGGACCTGGGCCGGGAGATCCGCCGCGCCTTCGTGGCCGAGCCGGGCCACCAGCTCGTCTCCGCGGACTACAGCCAGGTGGAGCTGCGGCTGCTGGCCCACATCGCCGAGGATCCCGTCCTCATCGACGCCTTCCAGCATGACGAGGACATCCACAGCCGCACCGCGGCGGAGATCTTCGGCACCACGCCGGACAAGGTGGATCGCGATCAGCGCCGGGTGGCGAAGACGGTGAACTTCGGCATCGCCTACGGCCTGTCGCCGCACGGCCTGTCCACGCGCCTGGGCATCCATGTGGAGGAGGCGCGTGACATCATCGAGCGCTACTTCACCCGCTACGCCGGCATCCGCCGCTACCTGGAGGACACCGTCGCCCAGGCGCGGCGCACCGGCTACGTGGAGACGATGTTCGGCCGGCGCCGGCTGATGGCGGATCTGCTCTCGCGCAACCGCCAGGTGGCCCAGGCCGCCGAGCGCGCCGCGATCAACATGCCCATCCAGGGCACCGCGGCGGACCTCATCAAGAAGGCCATGCTGGCGGTGGACGAGGCGCTCACGAAGGAGCAGCTGCGCACGGTGATGCTGCTCCAGGTGCACGACGAGTTGCTCTTCGAGGCGCCGGACGCCGAGGTGGAGCAGGTGAAGGAGCTGGCGCGCCGCTGCATGTCGCAGGTGGCCACGCTCAAGGTGCCGCTCAAGGTGGACGTGGGCGCGGGGAAGACGTGGGCGGACGCCCACTGAGCGACCAAAAAAATACGCGGGAGAAGCGCCGACCCCCGACGGCGCTCCCCCCGCGTCCCCCTCCCCAAAAACACGGCCGACCCGTCCGACCGACGAGGCGCGCGGACCCCCATCCACGCGTCCCAAGCGGCCCTCTGGCTAGCTCACCGGCCCCCATTGCCGGGAACACGCCCCCCGTTTCGTGTCACGAAGACCCCCAAGCCCCGTGACACGCCCCCATCCACCGCCGGCCCTCGGACGCTCCCTTTGGGGAAGCATCAAGCCGGACGGGTCGGCACTCCCTCAGTGAAGCGCGGCGCGAGCAGACTCGGTGCCGGGCTGTTGCACCCGGGGCTCCGAGGGACGCTCGAACCACTCCACCACCAACCCTCCGAACGGCACGCGAGGCTCCTCGGCCCCGGTGTCCTTGAGGCGCTGCAGCAGCGCCACCGCTGAATCCACGGCCTCGTCCAGGCTGCGGTTGATCACCGCGCGCTCCGGGTCTCCGCCGCCGAGCACCTCCACGGCGTCCACCAGGCAGCGCCGCAGGACGGCGAACTCGTCATAGAGGCCTCGGGCGCCGCGATCCGGCGACAGGCGCAGCACCGCGCGGGTGCGGCTCCAGGGGCTCGACTTCTCCCCGGCGAGGCTCAGGCCCAGCTCGCGGATGAAAGGCTCTACCAGTCCATCCAGCAGGCTCTGCGGCGGGTGGAGCTGATTGCCCCCGGTGCACCGAACCCGCCGCCACGCCGCGGCGAGCCTGTCCGGCTGGTGGGTGAAGACCCGAGCCACTCCGGCAGCTCGCTTCGCACGCTCTGTCATCTCTGGTGTCCTCCGCGTCACGCCGGGGGACAAAGCAAAGCGCTGGCCAGCGCTCGCAAACGGCTCGGGCTCAAGGAAATCAGCCCTTTGGACAGCACCCTCGCGCGGAGGGGAGGGGGTGGAGCCGTAATTTCTCCGGTTGGGGTTCCGAAAGGATGGGCGTGGGCACGCCCATTCCTACTGCCCGGCCCGTGTCATCTGAGGTAGGCACTGCCACTGTGGGGCTGTGAGCGGATCCGGGGCACATGGGTTGCTGCCCTGGGTGCCCTTCGTCCAGCGCCCCTCAGTGCAGCGTGGGCTTGGGCGGAGGCGTGCGGGGGCCGTGCTCGCCGTCATCCTCCACGAAGTCTCGCGGCTCCTCCGGCGGGGGCGGCTGCTCGGCCCACTCCGGGAGGGCGGGCTCGGCGGGAGGCGGGGGCAAGCCCTGCTGCGCGGCCTCGGCGGCCAGCACGCGAAGCGCGGCGTCCTCGGCGGCCTCCTCCGCGGACATGGCCTCCAGGCGTGCGGCCTGCTGCCGGCGGCGGCGGACATAGGCCACCACGCAGAGCGCCGGGGCCAGCAGCCACACCAGCTGCATGCTCGTGGTCAGCGGCAGCCAGCCGAAGCGCGTGGACAGCCCCTCGCGCCAGTGGGCCTCCTCCACGTCCAGCGAGGAGCGGAAGGCCTTGCCGAAGGCCATCTGGAACGGCTCGCCCCTGGCCATGCCGTCGATGAGCTGGTTCATCGCCCCCGGCCCGTGCCGGCCGGCCAGGTACGCCACGAAGTCCGCGCTCTGGGCATAGGCCACCTCCACGTCCGCGGGCATGTCCGGCCAGCTGTCGGACAGATCCTCGAAGTGGAGCACGTTCTGCTGCGTCACCGCGCGGAAGAGCGCGGCGTAGTGCGTGACGACGAGGCGCTCGCCCGCGAGGTGCTGGGCCAGGCCCTCCTGGAACCAGCGCGGCCAGCCCTTGGCGAACTGCCCCAGCGCCACGTGCGCCAGCTCGTGCCGCAGCGTGGTGGCGCCCTCGGGCTCGAACAGGGTCCGTGCGTCCAGGAGGATGATGTTGTGCGTGGGGTATGCCAGCGCCACCGCCCACCTGGGCGGCGCGCCACCCGGCAGTGCCAGGGCCTCGTACTCCTTGCGATCGCGGCCGATGCGGATCTCCGTCCGGCCCTGCCAGTCGCGGCCGAGCACCTTCACGAAGGAGTCCCGCACCGCCTCGATCCGCTCCGCCAGCGCCTGGGCCGAGCCCTTGGAGCCGTGCGTGTAGAGGATGCGGAAGCGCGGGGTGACGAGCTCGTCCTCGACGATGTCAGGGCGCGGGGTGGGGACCAGCGCGGGCTCCGCCAGTCCGTGGGCGCTCGGAGGAGGCTCCACGGCCTCCGCCAGGGGCGAGACCAGGAGCAGGAAGAGGAGCAGCAGCAGGCGCCGGAGGGGGTTCACGTTCCCCCAGAGATAACA
This is a stretch of genomic DNA from Hyalangium gracile. It encodes these proteins:
- a CDS encoding type II and III secretion system protein family protein produces the protein MFTRFTHHAAALGVFLALSVGGSALAQEGSTIALGVGTQKVITVPGITKIALGDASVAEVKNLSNSQILITGQNEGKTTLLIWKSNGQRVSYLIAVRRQDPSEIITEIKKLLGEIEGVSVRMVGDRIYLDGQAYTTQDADRIDQVVSLYPNVKSFVKIAPNAKKLVAQNLNAAFQKAGLRNVQANVVGATIFLEGSVESQQDLQKAELITKAIGEKVENLLVVGIKRMILSEVQFVEIRRNSRDRYGIRYPTDISGNVTAGANFAQDLYPGTFGSASGNATVSASSELSVGFQANDGYGRLLAQPKLVCASGEKAEFLAGGQVPIPLITNNQFSVEFKPYGVILNLRPTADRNGNIQTEIEAEASEIDTSVAVSFGGSASIPGFRTRKVKTNVTVRHGETIVLSGVFSHDEQKAVSKLPGLGHIPIVGELFKNRAFDSTKRELVIFVTPRIVNPDSDKIRTIIEDVKSRYKQARSEVNFNIFD
- a CDS encoding ATPase, T2SS/T4P/T4SS family, with product MFLVTLAEKGGGTEQIEFEKNEITIGRLAGNDIVLAKGNVSKYHSKIVEKDGKFIVLDMKSTNGTFVNGKKIAGPQVLKPTDKVFIGDYIINVEPLEDAGGDAGAEEEPPPEEGYDEGYEGEEPYEEEPYEEEPPPPAPMPVRAQQAPAEVENSKKNMPASLAAALRRNKRKVDPRIERYTRLQKEIHDRLIEYLDLRRMDMDRLGDEELWRRTEKAIRDIIDQMDADQELPEDVDREELLTDVINEALGLGPLEAFLASEEISEIMVNHANQIYIEQRGQLTLSEKTFSSNQAVLGVIERIVAPIGRRIDESSPLVDARLKDGSRVNAIIPPLALKGPCITIRKFKKDALKIQDLIKFKTITAQMAEFLEMCVRARKNIVISGGTGSGKTTTLNIISSFIPEGERIITVEDAAELQLPQEHWVQLESRPPNLEGKGAITIRDLVKNCLRMRPDRIVVGECRSGETLDMLQAMNTGHDGSLTTLHANTPRDAIARLETMVLMSGMELPVKAIREQIASAVHMIVQQTRFSDGTRKICFITEVSGMEVDIVTLQDIFYYKQDGFTEDNKVRGRFVASGFVPKFYDDLQRKGIPVNMSIFRED
- a CDS encoding FHA domain-containing protein, with the protein product MPTLVVRHPDGSETEHELTGELKIGRQDGNDLILSEGGVSRQHARLYVEGGKVVLEDLGSANGTYVDEERIEGPTVLTPQSQVVLGDYALKLKGSARANTSMAGARGRPPRSGASAPGLGSEEGAPRATRALPSVKPARPPGSSLARRERPAPAEAPAAGAGPVLRGLTGPWANKTYPLKGKVMVGRAPPAAVLLEDDSISRKHAELERNARGTVLLRDLGSANGTLLNGERLGQEPVEISPGDIIQFGMVEVVFESGDEASSAPSRRGEKGAAPARGKGGDPSDAPPADKRKKLLVVAAAAVGVLLVAGVVKQLTASPAPPPELVGAQGPQVDPQAQLQEFLNECRSFASMELGNEPQWGKAEAACDKALNIDPINSEANTLIKRIKLEKEASEYFTQGSKLLQRLKEDEALDLLRKIPKESQYFRRAKIKVDEAMEQVKKKALDDCKRYLNDNQWAAAVPRCDRYMGFWCQGVEREELEPPLGFTLSLEGRIGKKQWRPKDKLFVQFLQARKRLDPQMEPWKCPVTDFGAKEVVEGPEGMVKKMFKERYPNAYMAAAMVDYWAGRGNEAFAKLQKVRSNYELASLHGQVDLLLQDVGAVDNLFKTGSSLLATNDVEKAAEPFDEALEVDKRVMGELWERAPSFYRRSIQQDIADKAYNHGRDWAKREDQRRACRIWKVGFRFYKGNTDLIRVLSNVCSTQGTRLFSSAGRCEDLAEVLEWAVPGDGLEEKVAKKREEGGCK
- the polA gene encoding DNA polymerase I codes for the protein MVPSSTGSAPRLTLIDASSFIFRAYHAIPPLSTSKGVPTNAVLGFTRMLLKAIKDLQPTHLALAFDKESRTERQKIDPNYKANREGPPEDLVPQFELIRKVVEALNVPVLEVAGWEADDVIGTLARRAKEEGFCVEVVTGDKDFIQIVDEDVRLFDPMKDVHTGPAEVKAKLGIEPRQMRDYLALVGDAVDNVPKVPGIGPKTATELIQQFGDVDTLLARLDEVKKPKIREALASHRDSLLMARQLVTFKTDLDLKITIPELARRPIHTDKAKQLFTELEFYRLVADLPTDTAAAPKPAEAPVPAASATPAALLTTEEELKAFADAARAAGSLFLVPAYEGAPFTAPLVGLGLALPDGRTAYVPLRHQQLGARQVPPATFTTVMRSLIEDAAVKKGGHDLKAAALVLAGGGMTLRGAHDDVELLSYLLNPSRREHALADLSRERLSTELPELPASTAGKKGRALADHVPEEVAQAYASRADAARRLAPTLWKELEEAGMAKLARELELPLLPVIARMEQRGVKLDTSVFQTISAKVDAECESRVKNIHQLAGEEFNVGSNPQLAQVLYEKLKLPVLKKGKTGPSTDQEVLEKLSEQHPLPGAILEYRSLSKLKSTYLDTLPGLVAKDGRIHTTYHQAATATGRLSSSDPNLQNIPVRTDLGREIRRAFVAEPGHQLVSADYSQVELRLLAHIAEDPVLIDAFQHDEDIHSRTAAEIFGTTPDKVDRDQRRVAKTVNFGIAYGLSPHGLSTRLGIHVEEARDIIERYFTRYAGIRRYLEDTVAQARRTGYVETMFGRRRLMADLLSRNRQVAQAAERAAINMPIQGTAADLIKKAMLAVDEALTKEQLRTVMLLQVHDELLFEAPDAEVEQVKELARRCMSQVATLKVPLKVDVGAGKTWADAH
- a CDS encoding peptidase MA family metallohydrolase, whose amino-acid sequence is MNPLRRLLLLLFLLLVSPLAEAVEPPPSAHGLAEPALVPTPRPDIVEDELVTPRFRILYTHGSKGSAQALAERIEAVRDSFVKVLGRDWQGRTEIRIGRDRKEYEALALPGGAPPRWAVALAYPTHNIILLDARTLFEPEGATTLRHELAHVALGQFAKGWPRWFQEGLAQHLAGERLVVTHYAALFRAVTQQNVLHFEDLSDSWPDMPADVEVAYAQSADFVAYLAGRHGPGAMNQLIDGMARGEPFQMAFGKAFRSSLDVEEAHWREGLSTRFGWLPLTTSMQLVWLLAPALCVVAYVRRRRQQAARLEAMSAEEAAEDAALRVLAAEAAQQGLPPPPAEPALPEWAEQPPPPEEPRDFVEDDGEHGPRTPPPKPTLH